A single window of Acanthopagrus latus isolate v.2019 chromosome 1, fAcaLat1.1, whole genome shotgun sequence DNA harbors:
- the s1pr5b gene encoding sphingosine 1-phosphate receptor 5b, which produces MEASSSAHAGTPHFTLPLSPTPSSYGCLQFFREYQDNSVIREHYNYTGKLQKDRYREGLKPEGIAFLVVCLLIVLENAVVLIAIWRNKKFHLPMYYLLGNLTLSDLLAGITYMANIIMSGPYTLKLTPLLWFLREGGVFITLAASIISLLAIAIERHVTMVTMRPYHGAKRGRMLALIGASWALAGFLGVLPILGWNCMHRLDQCSTVLPLYAKSYILFCVSVFSAVLLAIVVLYARVFRIVRTNTQRQRLGLSGSMRKGLARKSQKYIALLKTVTIVLGVFIACWLPLFLLLLLDFFCPTHSCHLLYKADYFLGVAMVNSLLNPIIYTLTSKDMRRAILRLLCRPCLMTRDGQVKKIGMPFLECSFSKTEVATQKLEGGQETTISSGNNVTTPSPIKALYPKLFKS; this is translated from the coding sequence ATGGAGGCTTCAAGTTCTGCTCACGCAGGGACTCCCCACTTCACACTCCCCCTCTCCCCTACTCCCTCCTCTTATGGCTGCTTGCAGTTCTTCAGGGAATACCAGGACAATTCTGTTATTAGGGAGCATTACAACTACACGGGCAAGCTGCAGAAGGACCGCTACCGTGAAGGGCTCAAACCTGAGGGCATTGCGTTCCTGGTGGTGTGCCTCCTCATCGTCCTGGAGAATGCTGTGGTTCTCATCGCCATTTGGAGGAACAAGAAGTTCCACCTGCCCATGTATTACCTGCTGGGAAACCTGACTCTGTCTGATCTGCTGGCTGGGATTACATACATGGCAAACATCATCATGTCTGGACCTTATACCCTGAAACTGACGCCGCTGCTGTGGTTCctcagggagggaggggtcTTCATCACTCTGGCGGCCTCCATAATCAGTCTGCTGGCCATTGCAATTGAACGACATGTAACTATGGTGACGATGAGGCCATATCATGGGGCAAAGCGGGGACGGATGTTGGCACTGATTGGTGCAAGTTGGGCCCTGGCAGGGTTTTTGGGGGTCCTCCCAATTTTGGGATGGAACTGTATGCACAGACTGGACCAGTGCTCCACGGTGCTCCCGCTTTACGCCAAGAGCTACATCCTCTTCTGCGTATCTGTGTTCAGCGCGGTGCTCCTGGCCATTGTGGTGCTTTACGCCAGAGTTTTCCGCATCGTCCGCACCAACACGCAGAGGCAGCGGCTGGGCCTGTCCGGCAGCATGAGGAAGGGCTTAGCAAGGAAGTCGCAGAAGTACATTGCCCTCCTCAAGACAGTCACCATCGTGCTGGGCGTCTTCATAGCCTGTTGGCtgcccctcttcctcctcctcctcctagaTTTTTTCTGCCCCACCCACAGCTGTCACCTTCTCTACAAGGCCGATTACTTCCTGGGAGTAGCCATGGTCAACTCGCTCCTCAACCCCATCATCTACACTCTGACCAGTAAGGACATGAGAAGAGCAATCCTGAGGCTGCTCTGTCGGCCATGTCTGATGACCAGAGACGGCCAGGTGAAGAAGATCGGGATGCCGTTCCTTGAGTGCAGCTTCAGTAAAACTGAGGTGGCAACCCAGAAGTTGGAGGGGGGGCAGGAGACGACCATTTCGTCTGGAAACAATGTCACCACACCATCTCCTATCAAGGCCCTTTACCCCAAACTCTTCAAGTCATGA